Proteins encoded in a region of the Streptomyces sp. NBC_01471 genome:
- a CDS encoding TerD family protein, translating to MTKGQAISLQKNDGGTLTAVRMGLGWQAAPRRGLFGSRTREIDLDASAVLFADKQPVDVVFFRHLVSDDGSVQHTGDNLVGGAGQGGDDEAILVDLARVPVHIDQIVFTVNSFTGQTFQEVQNAFCRIVDETNGEELARYTLDGGGQFTAQIMAKVHRSGGGWQMTAIGNPANGRTFQDLMPAILPHL from the coding sequence CTGACCAAGGGGCAGGCCATCAGCCTGCAGAAGAACGACGGGGGCACCCTGACCGCGGTGCGGATGGGGCTCGGCTGGCAGGCGGCGCCGCGCCGTGGGCTGTTCGGCTCCCGCACCCGGGAGATCGACCTCGACGCGTCGGCGGTGCTGTTCGCCGACAAGCAGCCGGTGGACGTGGTGTTCTTCCGCCACCTCGTCAGCGACGACGGCTCGGTGCAGCACACCGGTGACAACCTGGTCGGCGGCGCGGGTCAGGGTGGCGACGACGAGGCGATCCTTGTCGACCTCGCGCGGGTCCCCGTCCACATCGACCAGATCGTCTTCACGGTGAACTCCTTCACCGGCCAGACGTTCCAGGAGGTGCAGAACGCCTTCTGCCGCATCGTCGACGAGACCAACGGTGAAGAGCTCGCCCGTTACACGCTCGACGGCGGAGGCCAGTTCACGGCCCAGATCATGGCAAAGGTGCACCGTTCGGGCGGCGGCTGGCAGATGACGGCCATCGGCAACCCTGCCAACGGCCGCACGTTCCAGGACCTGATGCCGGCGATCCTGCCGCACCTGTAG
- a CDS encoding methylated-DNA--[protein]-cysteine S-methyltransferase: MENGTQVIEIEWTTVASDIGPLLLAASSRGLVSVGFHAVPAVRRRALERLAARFAAAPVEAPESARLAEPIRQLAAYFDGGLRSFTLPLDWTLTTGFNRRVLRELAAGVPYGSVVGYGDLAHRVGQPRAAQAVGVAMASNPLPVVVPCHRVVESDGGLGGFGGGPETKRQLLALEGVLPQPLF, encoded by the coding sequence GTGGAGAACGGAACGCAGGTCATCGAGATCGAGTGGACCACGGTCGCGAGCGACATCGGTCCGCTGCTGCTGGCCGCGAGCAGCAGAGGGCTGGTCAGCGTGGGCTTCCACGCCGTTCCCGCGGTGCGCCGCAGGGCGCTGGAGCGGCTGGCCGCACGCTTCGCGGCCGCGCCCGTCGAGGCGCCGGAATCGGCGCGGCTGGCCGAGCCCATACGCCAGCTGGCCGCCTATTTCGACGGCGGCCTGCGGAGCTTCACCCTGCCGCTGGACTGGACGCTGACCACCGGGTTCAACCGCCGGGTACTGCGTGAACTGGCGGCCGGCGTGCCGTACGGGTCGGTCGTGGGGTACGGCGACCTGGCCCACCGCGTGGGACAGCCGCGTGCGGCGCAGGCGGTGGGCGTCGCGATGGCGTCGAACCCGCTGCCCGTCGTCGTGCCCTGCCACCGGGTGGTGGAGAGCGACGGCGGCCTGGGCGGATTCGGCGGAGGCCCGGAGACGAAGCGGCAGCTCCTGGCGCTGGAGGGGGTGCTGCCGCAGCCCCTGTTCTGA
- the uvrB gene encoding excinuclease ABC subunit UvrB: MRPVSKIERTVAPFEVVSPYQPSGDQPTAIAELDKRIRAGEKDVVLLGATGTGKSATTAWMIEKLQRPTLVMAPNKTLAAQLANEFRELLPNNAVEYFVSYYDYYQPEAYVPQSDTYIEKDSSINEEVERLRHSATNSLLTRRDVVVVASVSCIYGLGTPQEYVDRMVSLKVGQELDRDELLRRFVDIQYTRNDVAFTRGTFRVRGDTIEIFPVYEELAVRIEMFGDEIEALSTLHPLTGEIISEDESLYIFPATHYVAGPERMEKAVNGIEKELEERLAELDKQGKMLESQRLRMRTTYDLEMLRQIGSCSGVENYSMHFDGRDPGTAPNTLLDYFPEDFLLVLDESHVTVPQIGAMYEGDASRKRTLVDHGFRLPSALDNRPLKWEEFQKRIGQTVYLSATPGKYELSRGDGFVEQIIRPTGLVDPEVVVKPTEGQIDDLVHEIRMRTEKDERVLVTTLTKKMAEDLTDYFLNLGIQVRYLHSDVDTLRRIELLRELRAGEYDVLVGINLLREGLDLPEVSLVAILDADKEGFLRSGTSLIQTIGRAARNVSGQVHMYADRVTPAMEKAIEETNRRREKQVAYNKERGLDPQPLRKKINDIVATIAREEVDTEQLLGTGYRKPKDGKQPKAPVPALGGAAAKGGKGAKTGRAVPTDRPAEELAGIIEEMTERMRAAAADLQFEVAARLRDEVGEMKKELRQMKEGGLA; this comes from the coding sequence ATGCGGCCCGTTTCCAAGATCGAACGCACGGTGGCGCCTTTCGAGGTCGTCAGTCCCTACCAGCCCAGCGGTGACCAGCCGACGGCCATCGCAGAGCTCGACAAGCGTATCCGTGCAGGTGAGAAGGATGTCGTCCTGCTCGGCGCGACCGGCACCGGCAAGTCGGCCACCACCGCCTGGATGATCGAGAAGCTTCAGCGCCCCACGCTGGTGATGGCGCCGAACAAGACACTCGCCGCCCAGCTGGCGAACGAGTTCCGCGAGCTGCTCCCCAACAACGCCGTCGAGTACTTCGTCTCGTACTACGACTACTACCAGCCCGAGGCGTACGTCCCGCAGTCCGATACGTACATCGAGAAGGACTCCTCGATCAATGAGGAGGTCGAGCGCCTGCGCCACTCCGCGACGAACTCGCTGCTGACCCGCCGCGACGTGGTCGTGGTCGCCTCGGTCTCCTGTATCTACGGCCTCGGTACGCCGCAGGAGTACGTGGACCGGATGGTGTCCCTCAAGGTCGGCCAGGAACTGGACCGGGACGAGCTGCTGCGGCGATTTGTCGACATCCAGTACACGCGCAATGACGTGGCGTTCACCCGGGGCACCTTCCGGGTCCGCGGCGACACCATCGAGATCTTCCCGGTGTACGAGGAGCTCGCCGTCCGCATCGAGATGTTCGGCGACGAGATCGAGGCGCTCTCGACGCTGCACCCGCTCACCGGCGAGATCATCAGCGAGGACGAGTCCCTCTACATCTTCCCGGCGACCCACTACGTGGCGGGCCCGGAGCGCATGGAGAAGGCGGTCAACGGCATCGAGAAGGAGCTGGAGGAGCGGCTCGCGGAGCTGGACAAGCAGGGCAAGATGCTGGAGTCCCAGCGGCTGCGCATGCGCACCACCTACGACCTGGAGATGCTGCGCCAGATCGGCAGCTGCTCCGGCGTCGAGAACTACTCGATGCACTTCGACGGCCGCGACCCCGGCACGGCGCCCAACACCCTCCTCGACTACTTCCCCGAGGACTTCCTCCTCGTCCTGGACGAGTCACACGTCACCGTTCCGCAGATCGGCGCGATGTACGAGGGTGACGCCTCCCGTAAGCGCACCCTGGTCGACCACGGCTTCCGGCTGCCCTCCGCCCTGGACAACAGGCCGCTGAAGTGGGAGGAGTTCCAGAAGCGGATCGGCCAGACCGTCTACCTCTCCGCCACACCGGGCAAATACGAACTCTCCCGGGGCGACGGCTTCGTGGAGCAGATCATCCGCCCCACCGGGCTGGTCGACCCCGAGGTCGTCGTCAAGCCCACCGAGGGCCAGATCGACGACCTGGTCCACGAGATCCGTATGCGTACGGAGAAGGACGAGCGGGTCCTGGTCACCACCCTCACCAAGAAGATGGCCGAGGACCTGACCGACTACTTCCTCAACCTGGGCATCCAGGTGCGCTATCTACACAGCGACGTGGACACGCTGCGCCGTATCGAGCTGCTCCGCGAGCTGCGGGCCGGGGAGTACGACGTACTGGTCGGCATCAACCTGCTGCGTGAGGGGCTCGACCTGCCCGAGGTGTCGCTGGTCGCCATCCTCGACGCCGACAAGGAAGGCTTCCTCCGGTCGGGCACGTCGCTGATCCAGACGATCGGCCGCGCGGCGCGCAACGTCTCCGGGCAGGTCCACATGTACGCGGACCGGGTCACTCCGGCGATGGAGAAGGCCATCGAGGAGACCAACCGCCGCCGCGAGAAGCAGGTCGCGTACAACAAGGAGCGCGGGCTCGACCCGCAGCCGCTGCGCAAGAAGATCAACGACATCGTCGCGACGATCGCTCGCGAGGAGGTCGACACCGAGCAGCTGCTCGGCACGGGCTACCGCAAGCCGAAGGACGGGAAGCAGCCGAAGGCTCCGGTGCCCGCGCTCGGCGGTGCGGCCGCGAAGGGCGGCAAGGGTGCGAAGACGGGGAGGGCGGTCCCGACCGACCGCCCCGCCGAGGAACTGGCCGGAATCATCGAGGAGATGACCGAGCGGATGCGCGCCGCCGCCGCGGACCTGCAGTTCGAGGTGGCCGCCCGGCTCCGTGACGAAGTCGGTGAGATGAAGAAGGAGCTGCGCCAGATGAAGGAGGGCGGGCTGGCCTGA